The following proteins are co-located in the Sandaracinaceae bacterium genome:
- the trkA gene encoding Trk system potassium transporter TrkA, with the protein MYIVIIGMGEVGRHLLRTMEHEGHDLVAVDASADAIQFVEDHHDVMTLVGYGASHDVLAKAQVERADLVVAVTDHDEVNLIAALAAKQLGAQRVIARAQGNAWTSHMEGVRYGLLGVDVVINPRVLVAHELGRIARSHGAVDVIDLAQDRLELVQLQLNEDARHLNKPLMKLNLPRDTLVAALVREGQLVVPGGADVLMPGDRVYMVGKPDAILEAEEFFTSKREARRVIIIGGGVVGSALAGALAADGTEVLVIEQNREVAEALSVKVPQATIVHGDGTDRQLLEEEEAGTYDLICCVTSEDEVNLMAALLAQRVGVPRTAALVHRGDYMPIYKQLGVDIVLTPRAVASDQILRYCRGGGVQSLTSLEDGQAEVAELRVPRGARVVGVPLKRMGLPRGALLGGIVHGDRVIIPRGDDVVEAGDTVVLLLTESARPIVERLFRSRRSE; encoded by the coding sequence ATGTACATCGTCATCATCGGCATGGGCGAGGTGGGCCGTCACCTGCTCCGCACCATGGAGCACGAGGGGCACGACCTCGTCGCGGTCGACGCCTCCGCGGACGCCATCCAGTTCGTCGAGGACCACCACGACGTGATGACCCTGGTGGGCTACGGCGCCAGCCACGACGTGCTCGCCAAGGCCCAGGTGGAGCGCGCCGATCTGGTGGTCGCGGTCACCGATCACGACGAGGTGAACCTGATCGCCGCGCTCGCGGCCAAGCAGCTCGGCGCCCAGCGGGTGATCGCGCGCGCGCAGGGCAACGCGTGGACCTCGCACATGGAGGGCGTGCGCTACGGCCTGCTCGGCGTGGACGTGGTGATCAACCCGCGCGTGCTCGTCGCGCACGAGCTGGGTCGGATCGCGCGCTCGCACGGCGCGGTGGACGTGATCGACCTCGCGCAGGATCGGCTGGAGCTGGTCCAGCTGCAGCTCAACGAGGACGCGCGGCACCTCAACAAGCCGCTGATGAAGCTGAACCTCCCCCGCGACACGCTCGTCGCCGCGCTGGTGCGCGAGGGGCAGCTCGTCGTCCCGGGCGGCGCCGACGTGCTCATGCCGGGCGACCGCGTCTACATGGTCGGCAAGCCCGACGCGATCCTCGAGGCGGAGGAGTTCTTCACCAGCAAGCGCGAGGCGCGGCGGGTCATCATCATCGGCGGCGGCGTCGTCGGGAGCGCGCTCGCGGGGGCGCTCGCGGCGGACGGCACCGAGGTGCTCGTCATCGAGCAGAACCGCGAGGTGGCCGAGGCGCTGAGCGTGAAGGTGCCTCAGGCGACCATCGTGCACGGCGACGGGACCGACCGGCAGCTCCTCGAAGAGGAGGAGGCGGGCACCTACGACCTCATCTGCTGCGTGACGAGCGAGGACGAGGTGAACCTCATGGCCGCCCTCCTCGCCCAGCGGGTCGGCGTGCCGCGCACCGCCGCGCTCGTGCACCGCGGCGACTACATGCCGATCTACAAGCAGCTCGGTGTGGACATCGTCTTGACGCCGCGCGCCGTCGCGTCCGATCAGATCTTGCGATACTGCAGGGGGGGCGGCGTCCAGAGCCTCACCTCGCTCGAGGACGGGCAGGCCGAGGTGGCGGAGCTGCGCGTGCCGCGCGGCGCGCGCGTGGTCGGCGTGCCGCTCAAGCGCATGGGGCTGCCGCGCGGTGCGTTGCTCGGCGGCATCGTGCACGGCGACCGCGTGATCATCCCGCGCGGCGACGACGTGGTGGAGGCCGGCGACACGGTGGTGTTGCTGCTCACCGAGAGCGCGCGGCCGATCGTCGAGCGCTTGTTCCGGAGCCGCCGCAGCGAATGA
- a CDS encoding TrkH family potassium uptake protein has product MSRRVQRRSRWRDFRGVLRPTGAVLGGVAVGQLLCALIGGAVEWLTVPAARRQTDDIVWLLLAAAITGLSAAAFYLYGRRHATENLTRREAVLAVALIWLGAGVFGGLPFALAAELNPVDAFFEAVSGLTTTGATVITDIDGSPMEGGEGRIGGLSHPILLWRSLIQWLGGMGIVVLFVAVFPSLGAGAKHMFRGEVPGTSAEGLKPRIAETSFTLWKLYAALTALEAFLLMLLGMTPFEAVCHAFTTMSTGGFSTRDASIGGFDSYSIDVVVSTFMLLGSLNYGLFYALLRGRSWRAVFRNTELRAFLAVSALFTAILTIGILPNHDRDLLESFRYAYFMVGTTMSSTGYGTDDYMAYGAPMLMIVILMMFIGGCSGSTAGGIKVERIVLMSKLSWAEFRESFRPAVVQVVRMGRTAVPPEILRDVAVFVGVYFASMGLGILFIAFTDDVSLPTAFGAMLTCLSNMGPAPFYDGSDNFASYSPVAKVFFSLAMLLGRLEFFTLFALLVPDFWRR; this is encoded by the coding sequence ATGAGCCGACGGGTCCAGAGGCGCTCGCGGTGGCGCGACTTCCGCGGAGTGCTGCGCCCGACCGGCGCGGTGCTCGGCGGCGTCGCCGTGGGGCAGCTGCTCTGCGCGCTGATCGGCGGCGCGGTGGAGTGGCTCACCGTGCCGGCCGCCCGCCGCCAGACCGACGACATCGTCTGGCTCCTCCTCGCGGCCGCGATCACGGGCCTCTCCGCCGCCGCCTTCTATCTCTACGGGCGGCGCCACGCGACCGAGAACCTCACGCGGCGCGAGGCGGTGCTCGCGGTCGCGCTCATCTGGCTCGGCGCGGGCGTGTTCGGCGGGCTGCCCTTCGCGCTCGCCGCGGAGCTCAACCCGGTCGACGCCTTCTTCGAGGCGGTCAGCGGGCTGACCACCACGGGCGCCACCGTGATCACCGACATCGACGGCAGCCCCATGGAGGGCGGCGAGGGACGCATCGGCGGGCTCTCCCACCCCATCCTGCTCTGGCGCTCGCTCATCCAGTGGCTCGGCGGCATGGGCATCGTGGTGCTCTTCGTGGCCGTCTTCCCGAGCCTCGGGGCGGGCGCGAAGCACATGTTCCGCGGCGAGGTCCCGGGCACGAGCGCCGAGGGGCTCAAGCCGCGCATCGCCGAGACGAGCTTCACGCTCTGGAAGCTCTACGCCGCGCTCACCGCCCTCGAGGCCTTCCTCCTGATGCTGCTCGGCATGACGCCCTTCGAGGCCGTCTGTCACGCGTTCACCACCATGAGCACGGGCGGCTTCTCGACCCGCGACGCGTCGATCGGCGGCTTCGACAGCTACTCCATCGACGTCGTCGTCTCCACCTTCATGCTGCTCGGCAGCCTCAACTACGGCCTCTTCTACGCGCTCCTGCGCGGGCGCTCGTGGCGGGCCGTGTTCCGCAACACGGAGCTGCGCGCGTTCCTCGCCGTCTCGGCGCTCTTCACCGCGATCCTCACCATCGGCATCCTGCCGAACCACGACCGCGATCTGCTCGAGTCGTTCCGCTACGCCTACTTCATGGTGGGCACGACGATGAGCTCCACCGGCTACGGCACCGACGACTACATGGCGTACGGCGCGCCGATGCTCATGATCGTCATCCTGATGATGTTCATCGGCGGCTGCTCCGGCTCCACCGCGGGCGGCATCAAGGTCGAGCGCATCGTCCTGATGTCGAAGCTCTCCTGGGCGGAGTTCCGCGAGAGCTTCCGCCCCGCGGTGGTCCAGGTGGTGCGCATGGGCCGCACCGCCGTGCCGCCGGAGATCTTGCGCGACGTGGCCGTCTTCGTCGGGGTCTACTTCGCGTCGATGGGGCTCGGCATCCTCTTCATCGCCTTCACCGACGACGTCTCGCTGCCCACCGCCTTCGGCGCGATGCTCACCTGCCTGAGCAACATGGGCCCCGCGCCGTTCTACGACGGGAGCGACAACTTCGCGTCGTACTCTCCAGTGGCGAAGGTCTTCTTCAGCCTCGCGATGCTGCTCGGTCGGCTCGAGTTCTTCACCCTCTTCGCGCTCCTCGTGCCGGACTTCTGGAGGCGATAG